The DNA sequence CAGACAAGCGGGCTTAAGGGTGTACACCCTGCTGTAAAGCTGATTGTGGGGCTGGGATGCATCCTCATCTCCGTCTCCTCAGAAAGTTTTCTCACCCCGTGTATCATCGCCGTTACCATCGGTCTCGTCACGATTGGCCCGGGGCGGATCGATTGCCGGTTTTATCTGAGACTGCTGATGATACCTCTTGGATTTGCCCTTCTTAGTGTGTTTGTCATCTTCTTCATCAGAAACAGCGGAGGGGTGATCTATTGCTGGTCCCCGGCCGGATGGCTGACCCTGACGGTTACCACGGGAAGTGTAAATGAAGGGATGCTCGTATTATCACGAATTTTTGGAGGGATGTGCTCCCTGTTGTTCATATCCCTTACAACACCGGCGACGGAGATCTTCTCCCTTGCGAAAAAATGCCATGTGCCGGGGTTCTTCATTGAACTTGCCATGCACGTGTACCGTTGTATTTTTATCCTCATCGAGCAGGCCGAAATGATCTATCTTGCCCAGGCCATGCGCCTGGGGTACATGAAACGGAAGGGTTCCGTTGCAACATTCGGGTGCATGGCCGGTACCCTGTTCATTCATTCGTGGGAAGCGGGGGAACGAATCATTGAAGCAATGGATTGCAGGTGCTATAATGGAACATACGCGATGCTCGGGGAACAGGGCGTCTTTTTTGGCCCTGCCCTGTATCTGTCGATACTGTATCTTGCATCCCTTCTCGCCCTTTTGATCCTCTCCGGCAATATGCAATTTCTTGGTGGTTTGATCACATGACCTGTATCCTCGAACTGACAGATATTACCTACCGGTATCCAAACGGACCGGCAGCGCTGGACAAGGTCTCCCTGCGACTGATGCAGGGCGAAAAAATCGCTCTCGTCGGACCAAACGGAGCGGGAAAGTCGACGCTCCTGCGTATGCTCAACGGAATGCTCAGACCCGATTCCGGGACCGTCCGGTTTCAGGGAGAACCGGTTTCCTACACGCGCAAAGACCTGAAGACCCTGAGAAGGAAAGTCGGGTTTGTATTCCAGAACCCGGACCACCAGATCATCGCTCCCACCGTATTTCAGGACGTGGCATTCGGGCCGGCAAATCTGGACTATACACCGGAGGAAATGAAACGTGCCGTCGATACCGCCCTATCGTATGTAGGCCTTTCAGCATTCGGGAGACGTCCGCCCCACCAGCTCTCCGGGGGGGAGAAGAAGAAAGTGGCCATGGCAGGCGTGCTTGCAATGGATCCCGATATGCTCGTATTCGATGAACCCACGAGTGCCCTTGACCCGGAAAGCGCCCGCAGCATCATGGATCTGCTGGATGAGCTCCATCAAGCGGGCAAGAGCATCATCATTTCAACCCATGATGTCGAACTCGCCTATACCTGGGCCGACCGGATCATCATCATGCACGATGGGAGGATACTGATCGCGAGCAGGCCGGAGGAAGCATTTTCCGACAAGGGATTGCTGGCGGAGGCTCAATTGTCACAACCCCTTCTCATCGAGCTCTATGAGGCGCTCTGCGAGCTGGAGATGGTGCCGTCGACGAACATGCCCCATTCGGTCCTCGATGTCGTGGCAATGCTTGACACGGACCATCGGCGACCCCGCGGCAGTACTCCCAGAGGATTCATTGTCCTAGCAGATGCCGGCGGTCCTGATACTGAACGGGTGAAACAAACCATAAATGATGAAACGGTAGCGATTGTCGGGGGGATGGGCACTGTTGCAAAGAACATGGCCGCCAGGTGGGGGATATCCCTCACCTACACCCACGGGGTCATTGACAAATGCCTTCTGAAAGCAATTTCAGGACACAACAGCCTCATTCTCACAAACGGAGGAATGATGACCAGAGTTGTCGACCGTGTTGAAGAAT is a window from the Methanovulcanius yangii genome containing:
- the cbiQ gene encoding cobalt ECF transporter T component CbiQ, translating into MNYELFENIAQTSGLKGVHPAVKLIVGLGCILISVSSESFLTPCIIAVTIGLVTIGPGRIDCRFYLRLLMIPLGFALLSVFVIFFIRNSGGVIYCWSPAGWLTLTVTTGSVNEGMLVLSRIFGGMCSLLFISLTTPATEIFSLAKKCHVPGFFIELAMHVYRCIFILIEQAEMIYLAQAMRLGYMKRKGSVATFGCMAGTLFIHSWEAGERIIEAMDCRCYNGTYAMLGEQGVFFGPALYLSILYLASLLALLILSGNMQFLGGLIT
- a CDS encoding energy-coupling factor ABC transporter ATP-binding protein, giving the protein MTCILELTDITYRYPNGPAALDKVSLRLMQGEKIALVGPNGAGKSTLLRMLNGMLRPDSGTVRFQGEPVSYTRKDLKTLRRKVGFVFQNPDHQIIAPTVFQDVAFGPANLDYTPEEMKRAVDTALSYVGLSAFGRRPPHQLSGGEKKKVAMAGVLAMDPDMLVFDEPTSALDPESARSIMDLLDELHQAGKSIIISTHDVELAYTWADRIIIMHDGRILIASRPEEAFSDKGLLAEAQLSQPLLIELYEALCELEMVPSTNMPHSVLDVVAMLDTDHRRPRGSTPRGFIVLADAGGPDTERVKQTINDETVAIVGGMGTVAKNMAARWGISLTYTHGVIDKCLLKAISGHNSLILTNGGMMTRVVDRVEEFNAESGDCVEVVHFDDYLHIRQ